Proteins encoded in a region of the Bactrocera tryoni isolate S06 chromosome 4, CSIRO_BtryS06_freeze2, whole genome shotgun sequence genome:
- the LOC120773369 gene encoding innexin inx2 has translation MFDVFGSVKGLLKIDQVCIDNNVFRMHYKATVIILIAFSLLVTSRQYIGDPIDCIVDEIPLGVMDTYCWIYSTFTVPERLTGVTGRDVVQPGVGSHIDGEDEVKYHKYYQWVCFVLFFQAIMFYVPRYLWKSWEGGRLKMLVMDLNSPIVNEECKNDRKKILVEYFSNNLTRHNFYAFRFFVCEALNFVNVIGQIFFVDFFLDGEFSTYGSDVLKFTEMEPDQRVDPMARVFPKVTKCTFHKYGPSGSVQKFDGLCVLPLNIVNEKIYVFLWFWFIILSILSGISLVYRMAVIMGPKLRHLLLRARSRLAESDEVEAVANKCNIGDWFLLYQLGKNIDPLIYKEVISDLAREIGENSSSKEQFAA, from the coding sequence ATGTTTGATGTGTTCGGCTCCGTCAAGGGGCTGCTGAAGATCGATCAAGTCTGCATCGATAACAATGTCTTCCGCATGCACTACAAGGCGACGGTGATCATATTGATTGCCTTTTCGCTGCTCGTCACCTCGCGCCAATACATTGGTGATCCCATCGATTGTATTGTCGATGAAATTCCACTCGGCGTTATGGACACATATTGCTGGATTTACTCTACATTCACCGTACCGGAACGTTTGACCGGCGTTACCGGACGCGATGTTGTACAACCGGGCGTCGGTTCGCATATAGATGGCGAGGATGAGGTGAAATATCACAAATACTATCAGTGGGTATGTTTTGTGCTCTTCTTCCAGGCCATTATGTTCTATGTGCCACGCTATTTGTGGAAATCATGGGAAGGTGGTCGCCTCAAAATGCTCGTGATGGATCTGAATAGTCCCATTGTGAATGAGGAGTGTAAAAATGATCGTAAAAAGATATTGGTTGAATATTTCTCCAACAATTTGACACGTCACAATTTCTATGCATTCCGTTTCTTCGTTTGTGAAGCATTGAATTTCGTCAATGTTATTGGTCAAATATTCTTTGTGGACTTCTTTTTGGATGGCGAATTCTCTACATACGGCAGTGATGTATTGAAATTCACCGAAATGGAACCGGATCAACGTGTCGATCCGATGGCACGTGTCTTTCCGAAAGTCACCAAATGCACATTCCACAAATACGGTCCATCTGGTTCGGTGCAAAAGTTCGACGGTCTTTGTGTGTTGCCGCTGAATATTGTCAATGAGAAAATCTATGTATTCCTGTGGTTTTGGTTCATCATTTTGAGCATATTATCTGGTATTTCGCTGGTTTATCGTATGGCTGTTATAATGGGACCAAAACTACGTCATTTGTTGTTGCGTGCCCGTTCCCGTTTGGCCGAAAGCGATGAGGTCGAAGCTGtggcaaataaatgtaatatcGGTGATTGGTTCCTGCTGTATCAGTTGGGCAAGAATATCGATCCATTGATCTATAAGGAGGTGATATCGGATTTGGCGCGTGAAATTGGCGAAAATTCGAGCAGCAAAGAACAGTTCGCCGCTTAG